The segment TGGCCCGCCTGCTCTTCGGCGCCGAGCGTCGCGACGGATTTCTCCGCCGCAAAAATCTGCCCGCCGACCAGCGCCAAGTCGTACCGCGGCGTCGTAGCGGCCGCGTTGCCATAATAAAGTTCAAGCGGCTCTGCGTCGGTCTTGAAGAGCAGCCGCACGACGGGATAGGTCGCCGCCACCGCGGTGAGCGCGATCGGCGGATTGTCGCCGTCGTCCGTCTCGAGAACGAACGTTCCCGTCACCGGTGGCGTGGGAAATGGCAGCGTGAGCGGTCGCACATCCCCAGGCGTGTGGCTCCACGTCGCGTTGCCCAGCGAACGCTCAAACGAATCGCCACGCCTCTCGTCCACGACTTTTTCGTAGAGCCGCATCTGCCGTTGAAAAATCGGCGTCGACGACGTGAGCGTCAGCTTCGTGACCGGCAGGCTCGCGCGCGGGAGGGTGATCTGCCAGCGGCTGATATGCGGCCGCTTCGGATCGCGAAGGATTTCCACGGCCAGCGGCGTGGTGCGGGCCAGCGCCGTGCGCTCGAGCAAATACGGCACCTGCGCGTCGTCGTGCACCAATCGGAGATCGGCGAAACCAGGCTGCGCGCGCGCCAGCACGTCGAGATCGAGTTCGAGCTGTTGCACGCCCGGCGTGGCGATCCGCACCGGTTTGCGGAAACGCCATGGTGCCGGATCGATCGCCGCGCCCAGCAATGGTGTGTCGGCCAACCCGTCCGTCGCGCGATAGCCCGGATTCGGTTGCGCCGCACCCGGCGTGAGCGCGCTCGGCGCCAAGTCACGCAGCTGCGCAGCGAGGGGAGCCAGATCGTAGCGCGGCGCCGCGACCTGCGCGTTGCCGGTGAGCAGCGTATAGGTGCCCGACTCCGCCGCCCGGAACACGAACCATAACGGCCGCTGCCGCGCGGTCACGCGGTCGATTGCGAGCGGCGGGCTGTCGCCGTTGGCGACATGCACGAGCAGTTCGCGCGAAGGCGTGGTGAAAGCCGCCGCCACAGTGAGCTGCGCAGCAGGCGCCACGCCGTCGGCTTCGATTCGCCAGATCGATCCCGTGACGAGCGTGCGCTCCACGGCTGCTTCGTCGCGCAGCTCCCGCGTCGTGAGGGTGATCGTCCGCGCGAACAGCGGCTCCGCGGTGACGAAACCCAGTTCCGCCAAAGGCACGTGCGCGCCGCCGAGGTCCAGTGTCAGCACCGACTCGCCGGCGAATTCTTCGCGCCGCACGATCCGCACCTCGATCGGCGCGGTGAATTCCGGCTGCTTCGTGCCGGCCAGCAGCAGCGTCGCGCCCGTGAACGGCACGGCGCGGTGTCGCGTGTCGTCGATGGTGATGCGGATGTAGGCGGCGGTCCGCCGCTCAAGCTGAAACTGCAGGTGCTCCGCGCCGAACTGACGGAACGTGGCGCGGCGGTCGGCGAGCAGTTCCCAGTGTTCACCATCGGCGGAGATTTCGACGCGCGCGGGTTTGAGGAAATGCGGCGCGGGCGTTGCGAGCGCGACCGCCTCGAGCGGAGCGGTGGTGCCGGTCGTGACGAGCAGTTCAGTCGCGCCATCTTGCAGTGTGGCGCGAAACGCCACCGGCGCCCGGCTCACTGGCGGCACGGCCGGCGCCGGCGTGGTGAAGACGAACGGCACCTCGCGGCCAGCAGGATCGAGCAGTCGCAGGTCCTCGAGGTTCGATCGCGCGAGCCCGAGCGTTTCCGGGGGCAGCGCCAGCTTGAGCACGCCGGGCTGCTCGACCGTAAGCGGCTGGCGGTATTTCCACTCGGTGACTTCCAGCGCCCGCGCCGTGCCGATCGCGACGAAAATAGACAGCGCAACGACCGCGAACAAACCCGCACACCGTTTAACCACAGATGAACACAGATGGACACAGATTGATAATGAAGCAGTCAGGTCTGCTCGGTCATTTGTGTTCATTTGTGTCCATCTGTGGTTCAGCTCGTTTTGGAAAACGTGATTTCACGATTTCGGCGGGACATTTTTCTCATTGGCGGGCAGGAAGCGCTGGTAGGCGAACGACGCGAGGATCGCGATCACCGCCACGGCGAGGAGGGCGCCGACGCGGTAGAGCGCATCGAGTCGCGCGAGGTCGTGGAAGAACAGCTTGAGCAGCGCCACGCCCAGCAGCGCGAGCGCGGCATAGCGGCCGGCGCGAGCCTGCTTCCAAATGCTCATGAGCAACAACCCGAGCGCGAACAGCGCCCACGCGATCGTATAACTCATGTCGCGACCGAAGTTGCCGGAGAACTGGAACGTCAGCACGCGTTGACCCGGCACGCTGAAGAAGTCGGCGATCTCGATGTTGACGAGCATGAACAGCAGCACCGTGCCCAGCGTGCTCAGCAGCGGTGGAGCCTTCACGCCGAGCGCGCGCTCACGCGGCGGTGCGAGCAGCCACGCGCCCGTAAACAACGCGACGGTGACGAGCCCGTAGCTGTAAAGATACCAGTTGAACACCGCAGTCTCGCTGCGCGCGTGATACGAAAACACCGCGGGGTTGAGCGCCAGCCGCGCGAACGCCGTGCACAGCAGGACCACGCCTACCGCCCGCAATCCGGCGTGCGGCACGCGACGGAAGAGCCAGAGCAGCGCCGCGCCTTCCAGCGCCCAACTGACCGTGAGCCACTGGCGTTCGAACTGGATCGGGAAAATGAGCGTGATGAAGAGCAGCGCCACCCCGCCGAACCACGCGAGCTGGTTGAGCCGCGCACGCTCGTTGACGACCGTCGCGCGCAGGATCGCCACCAAACTCAGCAGCGGCAGGATGGTGAACGCCGCCGGCAGCAGCCCGGGAAATTCCGTCGGCCAGGCCGCCGTGACCAATCGGTAAACCAGCGGGAACTGCGCGGCTCCGGCGAGCGCAGCGATCGCCCACGGGCCGGTCACCCCGGCAAACCGCCGCCGGAACACAAACGGATAAATCGCGAACGCCACGTAGAAGAGCAGATACCACGCGAGCGGCGCGGTGGCGCTTTCGACCGCGAAGTGCCGCGCGTGCCAGGAGTATTCCAGCCCCGCCACGCCCGCGAGCGCGCACGCCGGCAACCACGCGAGCCCGAGGATCGCCGCGAGCCCCAGGACCATCACGACGAGCAACAGCGCGAGACCGAAGACCGGCGACGGATTCACCAGATTGAGCCGCGCGGTCATCATAATGAGCAGGACGAACGGTAACAGCGCGGAGAACGCGGGGATCTGCGAGCGCGCGTCGCCAAACAGCGCGTGCGTCGCCGGTCCGCCACCGCTCGCCTGCAGCCGGTCGCCGAGCCGGCGGACCAGAAACAGCCCGGCCGCGAAAAACACGACGGCAAAGCCGCCGATGACGAGCAACAGCGCCGGCGCGGCAGTCAGGGTCGTGGGCAGGTTGAACAGCCAGGCGCCCGTCGCCACGAGCGTGAGCACCAGCACGGCAGCCACGGCGGCCAGCGAGGCGGTGACCAGCGCCAGCCCGATCGCCAGCAGGTCCACGAGCAACACGCAGGGCCAGAACACGAGCGAGATTGTAGTGAGCTTGAACAGCGGCAGCAGCATCAGCACGAGCGCGAGCGGCGGGAACAGCTGGCTCCACCAGGTGGCCGTCGCGTCCGGTCGATGCCGTTCCAGCGCGAGCGGAAACGCCGTGTGCAGCACCGCATGCAGCAGATAAAACGCGAGCGCCCAGGGCAGCAGCGGCGCCGTCAGGCATCCGGCGGTCCACGTGCCGAGCAGCGCGAACAGGAGGCCACCGGCGACGAGATGCAGCCGCGGCATCTGCTCGTCGCACCACGCGATCGTCAGCAACGCCGCGTCGGCCAGCAGCGCAAACGTGAACAACAGCCCCGGTCGCTGCGCGAGCTCCGGGTAACCGAGGAACGAGAAGGCGAACGCCAGCGCCAGCAACGGCAGTGTGATCGCCGACCAGGTGATCATCGAAGCGCCGCGCTCGGCCCGTCGCGCGGCGAGATAGACCACCAAAAAAAGCACGCCGAAGCCGAATGTGACCAGCATCAGCGTCGGCCCAAGCGCCGGTGTGAAAATCGTGAGTCGCCAGAACGCCAGCACGGCGCCCACTCCGCCAACCGCTGTCGTCACGAGCGCCGGCTTCCGTTCGAACCAGGCGAGCACGAGCAGCGCGAGCGACAGCGCCAGCACGAACGGGAAATACAAGCCCACGCGCCCTCCCACTTCCGGATAGCGCAGGAAATACAGCGCGAACCCAAACCCGATGAGGGGCAGCGCCACGGCCGACCAGGTGATGGCCGGCGAACTCCGGTCAAACCGTCGCGCCACGAAATAGGTGACGAGGAAGAACGCACAGAACCCGAGACACACGCCCATGAGCGTAGACGCCAGCGCCGGCGAGAAAATCTCGGCTGTCCAGTTGACCAGCAGCCACGCCGTGCCTGCTGTGGCGACCGCGACCAGCGCCCCCAGCCTTCTGAACCACGCCAGCGTGAGCAGGCAGAGGTTGGCCAGCAGCACAAACGTAAACACCAGCCCAACGCGACTGCCGGCGGCACGGAAGCCGAGAAAATATCCGGCGAACCCGTAGCATACGCACGCCATGACGACCGCAGAGAGCGTGATCTCCGGCCCATCGTGCCCGCGCCGATGGGCGAAAATCGCCGCGCCGAGGAAAAGCACGGCGAACACCAGGCACACCACGACGGCGACGCTCGCCTGCCCGGACGGGTCGTTCTCGAAAAACTTCGCCGCCCACCCGATCTGCAGCGCAATTGTGCCGATCGCCCCCAGCGGCACGAGGTAGAACCAGCGCCGGTGCAGCGCCACCGCCACGAGGCCAAGATCAAGCAGCGCGATGTAGCCAAAAAGCCCGAGCGGATTGTCCTGGCCGGTGCTGACGAGCACCGGCGTGAGAAAACCGCCGAGGATGCCGAGGATCGCCACGACCTGCGCCTCGAGCCGGACGGCAAGCAGAAACGCCGCGGCGGTGATCAGCACCATCACCAAAAACGTCGGCAACGGTCCGAAGAACTCGAAGTGGTAGATCGAGCGGCACGCGAACGTGACGGTGTAGAGACTCACGATGCCCGTCGCGATCAGCGTCTGTGCGGTGACGGCGTAGCGCGCGCGATCGATTTTCAGTCCGCCGATCACGAGCACGATCGCAAACACGAACCCGATCGCCGCGCGCGCCGCCGGTGGAACCAGATCGTGCTCGAAGGAGTATTTGACGAAGAACCCGACTGCGAGCAACGCGGCGAGCCCGCCGAGCCACGCGAAGAGTTTCGCGCCCATGAACTGCTCCCAGTTGATGCCGCGCACGAACGACTCGACCGGTGATGCCGTAGGTTCGAAGACGGGAGGAGCCGGTGGCTCGGGCAGCGGCGTGGCTCCTGTCGTCTCTTGTGGGCTGCCTTGTTGAGCCGGCTCATCTGCCGGGCCACTTGCTTGGCCTAAAGGAGGTGGCTCATTCGCCAGTCCGCCGGTCTGGCCTTCGACCGACGGTTCACTGACCTGCCCGACCGTATCGGGCGCCTGTTCTGCGACGGGCGGCTCGACCATCGGTGGCTCGCTGGCGGGACCCTGCAGGCCGGCTCGTTCAGCCGGCTGCTCAGCCAAGTCACCGACCTTGCCTACCACCGGGGACTCGCCGATCGTCGCCGCGGGCGACGGCGATGGCATCGTCACCGCTGGCTCCGCTGCGCGCATGAGCGGCGCTACGGGTAACGGCGCGAGCGGAGGTTCTGCGGTGGGTTTGGCCGCGGTAGCGGCGGGCGCCGTGCCCTCCGCGAGTTTTCGCTCCAGCTCGCGGAGCTTCTGCCGGTGTTCTTCGAGGCTCGAAGCCAGCGCGTCGTTTTGCGCGCCGAGCGAACTGATTCTCACGATCACCCAGATGGGGAAGACGATGAGACCGAGAAACAATGCGAGGCCGAGCAGGGTAAGGAGGCCTTCCATGTCTGCGCAGGTTCTGCCGATCAACGCAGGTGATGGCAAGCCTTCGGCTGCTTGGACTTACCGCGGGCTCGCGCATTGATCATCGATTTTCGCGATTCCCTCGGATTCGCGTTCGGTGTTTCGTCCCGCTCATTCCACGACACCTCATGCACCCGCAATTTCTCCGCCGCTTCGCGTTCTCCGTCCTCGTGATCGCCCCCACTCTCTTTCCAGCCACCCTAAGGGCGCGCGCCGATGAACCGCTGGACCGGCTCGTCGATGCAGCCGTGAAGACGTCGCTGGAACGACTGGCGCGCAGCACCGAGGAGGTTGGCACCGCCGAACGCTATCCCACCTACGCAACCCAGGAGCAGAAATGGAAACTCGAGGGTTCGAGCGACTGGACCAGCGGGTTCTACCCCGGCTGCCTCTGGCTCGCGTTCGACCTGAGTGGCGACGCACGTTTCGAGCGCTGGGCCCAACAGTGGACCGCACCGATCGAGCACGAGAAGAACAACCGCGACACGCACGATCTCGGCTTCCGGTTCATGTGCACGTTTGGCCAGGGCCTGCGGCTCGGAAAAGGTGACGCGTATGCGCGCTATCCGGCAGTGCTGCACGAGGCAGCGGCCACACTGGCGCACCGGTTCAATCCTCGCATCGGAGCGCTCAGCTCCAACTGGGATCGCGATCCCCTGCCCCACTCGGTCCCCGTCGTCATCGATATCATGATGAACCTGGAACTGCTGCTATGGTCGGCGAGCCACGGCGGTCCGGCGGACTACGTCGAGATGGCGCGCCGCCACACCGACACGACGCTGCGCGATTTCGTGCGGGCCGACGGCGGCACCTACCACGTCGTCCGCTACGACGAGCGCGATGGTTCGATTCTCAACCGCGGCACGCTGCAGGGCGCCGGCCCCGAGACGACCTGGTCGCGTGGCCACGCGTGGGCGCAATACGGCTGTGTTGTCATGTATCGCGCGACGAAGGAACCGCGCTACCTGCAGGCGGCGCAGCGGCTGACCGACTACTTCCTCGCGCACCTGCCACCGGACCACGTCTCTGCGTGGGATTTCCAGTCAGACATCGCATATCGCGATGTTTCCGCGACGGCGATCGTCGCGGCGGGTCTCTTCGAGCTGGTGAAATATGTGGAGGAGTCTGCGCTCCGGGCGAAATACCAAATCGCCGCGGAGGCGATGCTCCGCTCACTCTGTCAACCACCCTATTTTGCCAGCCGCGCCGACACGAACTGCCTGCTGGACCATTCGGTGCAATACCTGCCGATCGGCAGCAACGTCGACGTGCCCGCGATCTTCGCCGACTATTACTTCCTCGAAGCGATCCTCCGCTACCGTGCGAGCCGCTGAGCGACGGCGTCGCGGCACGTTGGCGCGGTCGCGACCGCCCTGTTCACCAGCGTCTCAGGCTGACGGCCGCGTGGGGCCGGGGAACGTCAGCACGAACGACGCGCCCGCGCGACGGTCGCGCTCGAGGGTGATATCGCCGCCGTGCGCCAGCATCACGCGTTTGCAGATGCTCAGCCCGAGCCCGTAGCCGCCGGTGTTCTTCGAGCGCGAGCGATCCACGCGATAAAATGGCTCGAACACCCGCTCGGCTTCGGTCACCGGAATTCCCGGACCGTCGTCGGTCACGCGCACGATCACCCGTTCGTCCTGCTGCATCGCGAGCACCTCGACCGGCCGGCTGTCCGGCCGCGAATATTTCACGGCGTTCTCGATCAGGTTGCGGATCACCGTCCGCATTTTTTCGGCATCGATGTCGACGCACAGCTCCGGCACGGAGATGAACACCTGCACGCCGGGCGCGACGCCGCGATACGGCTCGGCCGCGGCGCGCAGCAAGGGCACGAGATCCTGCCGGGTCTTCTGCAACCCGCTTCCGCTGCGCAGCCGCTCCAGTTCGAGCAACTCCGCGATCATCCGTTCCATCTCGCGCACATCCGCCGCCATCCCGGCGCGCTGCTTGTTTTCCGGCAGCAATTCCAACGCCACCCGCAGTCGCGTGAGCGGCGAGCGCAACTCGTGGCTCACATCGAGCAACAGTTGTTCGCGGGCATCGATCATCCCCCGCACCCGGCCCACCATCCGATTGAACGCCTCGGTCAAACGGCCGAACTCGTCACCCGTCGCGCTGGCGAGCGCCACGTCGAGTTCGCCCGCACTCAGCCGGTTTACGGCTTCGTTCAGCCGGCGCAGCGGCGCGAGCAGCCATTTCAGCGCCAGATACGCCACGACCACGACGAGCACAATCGTCACGAGCACCATCGTAATCGCGAGTGAGTGCAGCTCGCTCAGCCCGCGGCGCGGCCCCCACGTAAACAGATAGGCGCCGCCGTCCGGCGCGGCGACGAGATGATAGTGGAAGCGCGGAAAACCCGACGGTCGTTCGCCCATGCGGGCCTGCTGCAACCGCGCCGCGTCGATCGTGGGCAGCGCCTCATTCGTGGTCCAATTGCCCGCGGGCCCGGCATAGCGCGTTTGCAGGTTGAGCTGCTGCCGCAATCGCTGCGCGGTCGCGAAGTCCAGCGAGGTGGCCGCGAGCCGCGTCGTGTAGTCCTCGAGCACCTGATCGAAGCTGCCATGCACGCTTGGCCCGAGCACCAGCCAGAACAGCCCGCTGACCAACAGCAGCAGGACCGCCGCGAGCGTGACCATGATCACGACGAGCTTGGTGAAAACCGAGCGATGCGAGCGACGCCAGCGCGTCGCCGGCCCTTGCGCGGTGGAGTCCGCCGTCCCCGGCGGGCGGGTTTGCTTCTGCCGCGCGGCAAGCCCGCCCGGGACAGCGGTCTCCACCTTGTTCCGCGTCTCACTCACGGCCGCCTCCGATAAAACTATATCCGACTCCGCGCACCGTTCGGATAAAGGTCGGCCGTTTCGGATCATCGCCGAGTTTCTGCCGCAGCCGGCTCACCAAAATGTCGATCGAGCGGTCGTAAGCGTCCCAGTCGATCCCGCGCGTGCCGTCGAGGATCCGATCGCGGCTCATCACCCGGCCGCGGTTCCGCGCCAGATAGCCCAGCAGCTCGAACTCCGCCGTGGTAAGCTCCAACTCGCGCTGCGCCAGCCGGACCGAGCGCGTGGTCCAGTTCACCTCCAGCGCGCCGAGCCGGAGCGCCTCGGCGTCATCGCGCGTGCCACGCCGCAGCACGGCCTGGATGCGCGCGACGAGCTCGCGCGGCTCAAACGGCTTGGGCAGATAGTCGTCGGCGCCCATCTCGAGTCCCACGATCCGGTCCGTCACGTCGCCGCGGGCGGTGAGCATGATGATCGGGATCCGGCTGTCCGCGCGCACTTCACGG is part of the Opitutus terrae PB90-1 genome and harbors:
- a CDS encoding DUF3999 family protein: MVKRCAGLFAVVALSIFVAIGTARALEVTEWKYRQPLTVEQPGVLKLALPPETLGLARSNLEDLRLLDPAGREVPFVFTTPAPAVPPVSRAPVAFRATLQDGATELLVTTGTTAPLEAVALATPAPHFLKPARVEISADGEHWELLADRRATFRQFGAEHLQFQLERRTAAYIRITIDDTRHRAVPFTGATLLLAGTKQPEFTAPIEVRIVRREEFAGESVLTLDLGGAHVPLAELGFVTAEPLFARTITLTTRELRDEAAVERTLVTGSIWRIEADGVAPAAQLTVAAAFTTPSRELLVHVANGDSPPLAIDRVTARQRPLWFVFRAAESGTYTLLTGNAQVAAPRYDLAPLAAQLRDLAPSALTPGAAQPNPGYRATDGLADTPLLGAAIDPAPWRFRKPVRIATPGVQQLELDLDVLARAQPGFADLRLVHDDAQVPYLLERTALARTTPLAVEILRDPKRPHISRWQITLPRASLPVTKLTLTSSTPIFQRQMRLYEKVVDERRGDSFERSLGNATWSHTPGDVRPLTLPFPTPPVTGTFVLETDDGDNPPIALTAVAATYPVVRLLFKTDAEPLELYYGNAAATTPRYDLALVGGQIFAAEKSVATLGAEEQAGQAGWGAAVGGSRAGMFFWAALGLVVVVLLVVVAKLLPKPPVAKS
- a CDS encoding DUF2339 domain-containing protein, encoding MEGLLTLLGLALFLGLIVFPIWVIVRISSLGAQNDALASSLEEHRQKLRELERKLAEGTAPAATAAKPTAEPPLAPLPVAPLMRAAEPAVTMPSPSPAATIGESPVVGKVGDLAEQPAERAGLQGPASEPPMVEPPVAEQAPDTVGQVSEPSVEGQTGGLANEPPPLGQASGPADEPAQQGSPQETTGATPLPEPPAPPVFEPTASPVESFVRGINWEQFMGAKLFAWLGGLAALLAVGFFVKYSFEHDLVPPAARAAIGFVFAIVLVIGGLKIDRARYAVTAQTLIATGIVSLYTVTFACRSIYHFEFFGPLPTFLVMVLITAAAFLLAVRLEAQVVAILGILGGFLTPVLVSTGQDNPLGLFGYIALLDLGLVAVALHRRWFYLVPLGAIGTIALQIGWAAKFFENDPSGQASVAVVVCLVFAVLFLGAAIFAHRRGHDGPEITLSAVVMACVCYGFAGYFLGFRAAGSRVGLVFTFVLLANLCLLTLAWFRRLGALVAVATAGTAWLLVNWTAEIFSPALASTLMGVCLGFCAFFLVTYFVARRFDRSSPAITWSAVALPLIGFGFALYFLRYPEVGGRVGLYFPFVLALSLALLVLAWFERKPALVTTAVGGVGAVLAFWRLTIFTPALGPTLMLVTFGFGVLFLVVYLAARRAERGASMITWSAITLPLLALAFAFSFLGYPELAQRPGLLFTFALLADAALLTIAWCDEQMPRLHLVAGGLLFALLGTWTAGCLTAPLLPWALAFYLLHAVLHTAFPLALERHRPDATATWWSQLFPPLALVLMLLPLFKLTTISLVFWPCVLLVDLLAIGLALVTASLAAVAAVLVLTLVATGAWLFNLPTTLTAAPALLLVIGGFAVVFFAAGLFLVRRLGDRLQASGGGPATHALFGDARSQIPAFSALLPFVLLIMMTARLNLVNPSPVFGLALLLVVMVLGLAAILGLAWLPACALAGVAGLEYSWHARHFAVESATAPLAWYLLFYVAFAIYPFVFRRRFAGVTGPWAIAALAGAAQFPLVYRLVTAAWPTEFPGLLPAAFTILPLLSLVAILRATVVNERARLNQLAWFGGVALLFITLIFPIQFERQWLTVSWALEGAALLWLFRRVPHAGLRAVGVVLLCTAFARLALNPAVFSYHARSETAVFNWYLYSYGLVTVALFTGAWLLAPPRERALGVKAPPLLSTLGTVLLFMLVNIEIADFFSVPGQRVLTFQFSGNFGRDMSYTIAWALFALGLLLMSIWKQARAGRYAALALLGVALLKLFFHDLARLDALYRVGALLAVAVIAILASFAYQRFLPANEKNVPPKS
- a CDS encoding glycoside hydrolase family 88 protein — its product is MHPQFLRRFAFSVLVIAPTLFPATLRARADEPLDRLVDAAVKTSLERLARSTEEVGTAERYPTYATQEQKWKLEGSSDWTSGFYPGCLWLAFDLSGDARFERWAQQWTAPIEHEKNNRDTHDLGFRFMCTFGQGLRLGKGDAYARYPAVLHEAAATLAHRFNPRIGALSSNWDRDPLPHSVPVVIDIMMNLELLLWSASHGGPADYVEMARRHTDTTLRDFVRADGGTYHVVRYDERDGSILNRGTLQGAGPETTWSRGHAWAQYGCVVMYRATKEPRYLQAAQRLTDYFLAHLPPDHVSAWDFQSDIAYRDVSATAIVAAGLFELVKYVEESALRAKYQIAAEAMLRSLCQPPYFASRADTNCLLDHSVQYLPIGSNVDVPAIFADYYFLEAILRYRASR
- a CDS encoding sensor histidine kinase; the encoded protein is MSETRNKVETAVPGGLAARQKQTRPPGTADSTAQGPATRWRRSHRSVFTKLVVIMVTLAAVLLLLVSGLFWLVLGPSVHGSFDQVLEDYTTRLAATSLDFATAQRLRQQLNLQTRYAGPAGNWTTNEALPTIDAARLQQARMGERPSGFPRFHYHLVAAPDGGAYLFTWGPRRGLSELHSLAITMVLVTIVLVVVVAYLALKWLLAPLRRLNEAVNRLSAGELDVALASATGDEFGRLTEAFNRMVGRVRGMIDAREQLLLDVSHELRSPLTRLRVALELLPENKQRAGMAADVREMERMIAELLELERLRSGSGLQKTRQDLVPLLRAAAEPYRGVAPGVQVFISVPELCVDIDAEKMRTVIRNLIENAVKYSRPDSRPVEVLAMQQDERVIVRVTDDGPGIPVTEAERVFEPFYRVDRSRSKNTGGYGLGLSICKRVMLAHGGDITLERDRRAGASFVLTFPGPTRPSA
- a CDS encoding response regulator → MTPSSPRSAKRRPDPTRVLIIDDDERLTALLTEYLRRFGFTVRAAAHPRDGLRALKADPPDLVILDVMLPDTDGLAVCREVRADSRIPIIMLTARGDVTDRIVGLEMGADDYLPKPFEPRELVARIQAVLRRGTRDDAEALRLGALEVNWTTRSVRLAQRELELTTAEFELLGYLARNRGRVMSRDRILDGTRGIDWDAYDRSIDILVSRLRQKLGDDPKRPTFIRTVRGVGYSFIGGGRE